Below is a genomic region from Bordetella pertussis 18323.
TTGGCGTAGGACGTCCCGTTGTTTACGGCTTGCTGTTCTTGTGTCCCCATTGTGCGCCTCAATGTGTAGGAAGTGTCTGAGGGTTTTCCAGGGGCGGATGGGCGGGCGCCGGCGCGCCGCGGCAAGGCATGGCAGGCGCGCTCCAGCGCCGCGCTGCAGCAACGGATGATGGGAGGAGGGAAAAAAGTGTTGCCAGGGCAGGCCCGGCGCCGATTGTGCGGCGCGCCGTGGTCAGGGCGCGGCGGGTTTGCCGATCCAGCACAGCAAATGGGTGCGCAGGAACGGGCACAGGTTGTTGACAGGTGCGTACAGTGTGGCGGGCAGGCGACGCGCCAAGGGCGGGGCCAGCGTGACCCTGGCGGTGTGGATGCGGGCGTGGGGGAACAGCGCGCGTACTTCGCGCAGCGGTACGCCGCGCACATTCGGGTTGCGCGGGTTGTTGTAGGCGAAGTCGTACCACAGCACGCCGCCGCCTGGTTTGGTCCAGTGCCACATCCGTTGCGCCAGATCGCGCCGCGCCTGGGCATCCAGGATGGACGTGAACACGGTCGATTGATAAAGCACGTCGAAGCCTTCGCGCTCCAGGTCCAGGTCCAGGGCATTGCCCGCCAGGATGGGGACGGCCTGCGGCAGGCGGTGGCGCGCCTGTTCGACGCGGCTGTCCATGAGGTCATTGCCCATCAGGTTGGCGGGATCGAAGCCCAGGCGAATCAGGTCGAGCAGATTGCTGCCCGAGCCGCAGCCGACCTCCAGCACGCGAGCCTGCGCCGGCGGCACCGACAGGTGCTGCCGCAGCATGTTGGCCAGCGCGCGATCGCGCTCGTGTTGAATACGTTGATTGACCGGCAGCAGAGGGATGTAGCGCGCATTCAGGTCGGCGTTGGCCGCGCGCGCTGTATAGACATCTTTCAGCGTGTCGGTCCACTCATGGGAAGACGGGGCCATCGGCGCTCCGTTAGGTGAATGGACAACTGACAAACGCTTTAACAATAGCGCGCCGATTGCGTCGCATGCAAGAACCGATGCACGGCGATGCGGCACCGAATTTTCCCGATCCGGGCAATAACCTAGGCGCGTTTAGGCGGGCTGGTGTGCACCACGTAGCGAACGAACCCGCTATGCGGTGTGTATTGGTCGTACAGCGCCCGGGCGCGATAGTTGTTTTCCCGGGTGTTCCAGTACAGGCGCGACCAGCCGCGTGTCCGGGCCTCGTCCACCAGCCAGTCCAGCATGCGCCGCCCGGCGCCCTGGGCGCGCGCCTGCGGGTCGACATACAGATCCTGCAGGTAGCACACCGGCGCCAGGGTCGAGGTGTTCTCGTGCAGCAGGTAGTTCGGCGCCGCTGGCGGGCAGGGGGGCCGGGGCCGTGCGCTCGGGACGCTTGCCCCAGGTCAGCTCCGACAGCTTGCCGGCCACCCCGGATTGGGCCGCCGCCGCCGGCGCGCGTTGCGCCGGCAGTACCTGTCCGGGCGCGCCGCCGGTGCGGCTGAGCTCTTCGATGTAGCGCGCGAAATCGCCGTTCTTGGGTTCGCCGTCTAT
It encodes:
- a CDS encoding class I SAM-dependent methyltransferase; this translates as MAPSSHEWTDTLKDVYTARAANADLNARYIPLLPVNQRIQHERDRALANMLRQHLSVPPAQARVLEVGCGSGSNLLDLIRLGFDPANLMGNDLMDSRVEQARHRLPQAVPILAGNALDLDLEREGFDVLYQSTVFTSILDAQARRDLAQRMWHWTKPGGGVLWYDFAYNNPRNPNVRGVPLREVRALFPHARIHTARVTLAPPLARRLPATLYAPVNNLCPFLRTHLLCWIGKPAAP
- a CDS encoding GNAT family N-acetyltransferase, translated to MCYLQDLYVDPQARAQGAGRRMLDWLVDEARTRGWSRLYWNTRENNYRARALYDQYTPHSGFVRYVVHTSPPKRA